The Prunus persica cultivar Lovell chromosome G7, Prunus_persica_NCBIv2, whole genome shotgun sequence genome has a segment encoding these proteins:
- the LOC18769212 gene encoding disease resistance RPP13-like protein 4, whose protein sequence is MVDAVVTVFLEKLLGALSEESRVFSEFRDKFETLQFELQLMRSFLKDAERLKRKNETFRCVMANLRELIYEAEDILADCQLQSRDDGLFSSGWFMCTNPFKLPFQYQTGKSLGEINRKIASIKQNIPSYLGVPLLNQLEPINAQNDQMPRQSSPVYDHTQVVGLEGDASKLKEWLFEADKGILAIGVVGMGGLGKTTIAQKVFNDRKIEERFDRRIWVSVSQNFSEEQIMRSMLRNLGDVSVGDDKGELLKKINEYLLGKRFLIVMDDVWGSDFTWWHTIYEALPKGNGSSIIITTRIEKVAQKMGVKKARSHWPKCLSKDDSWLLFQKIAFAADGGECKHPDLENVGKEIVEKCKGLPLAIKAVGGIMLCKPSHYHEWRRIADHFHDELAEDDNSVIASLQLSYDELPSYLKSCFLCLSLYPEDCVITKDQLVHWWLGEGFIPLRNGRSAIEAGEDCFSGLTNRCLLEVVEKTYHGTISTCKIHDMVRDLVIKMAEHDAFFSTKDNNCRHLGIASSMAQKANHKLRALLSTTKTGEVNKIASNTAKKFCESRNLRAMDLSRSIFDTPLSGLLHQIGVLQHLTYLNVSNTHPLVQLPPSLDKLSNLQVLDVSYCQNLKMLPPCITTFKKLRVLVASHCGSLEYLPKHLGRLSNLEVLLGFKPAKSSQLEGCRIGELRNLIQLRTLGIRLSCCDEIGDTEVNVLVNLQELQHLSISCFDSHGNNDLTAKLDKLFPPQQLHELSLEFYPGKMSPSWLNPISLPILRYLSISSGNLANMNENFWGNDNTVWKIEGLRLKSLSDFEEEWERLQRVMPALRVVDVSWCPELMSFPIENVGFKGGVWKEEVHKS, encoded by the coding sequence ATGGTGGATGCTGTAGTAACAGTGTTCTTGGAGAAGTTGTTGGGAGCTTTATCAGAGGAGAGCCGCGTTTTCAGTGAATTCAGGGACAAATTTGAAACATTACAATTTGAGCTTCAACTGATGCGAAGCTTTCTCAAAGATGCAGAGAGGCTCAAGAGGAAGAATGAGACCTTTCGTTGCGTAATGGCTAATTTGAGAGAACTGATTTATGAGGCTGAAGACATACTAGCAGATTGTCAGCTTCAATCAAGAGATGATGGGCTGTTTTCCAGTGGTTGGTTTATGTGCACCAACCCTTTTAAACTTCCATTCCAATATCAAACTGGGAAGAGCCTTGGAGAAATCAACAGGAAAATTGCCAGCATTAAGCAAAACATTCCATCCTATCTTGGAGTTCCACTGCTGAATCAACTGGAGCCAATAAATGCACAAAATGACCAGATGCCTAGACAGAGCAGTCCTGTGTATGATCACACCCAAGTCGTAGGTTTAGAAGgcgatgcgagtaagctcaaagAATGGTTATTTGAAGCTGACAAGGGGATACTAGCTATTGGAGTTGTGGGCATGGGGGGCCTGGGGAAGACCACTATTGCTCAAAAAGTATTTAATGACAGGAAGATTGAGGAGCGCTTTGATAGAAGAATTTGGGTTTCTGTTTCTCAAAATTTCAGTGAAGAGCAAATCATGAGAAGTATGTTAAGGAACTTGGGAGATGTAAGCGTAGGAGACGATAAGGGTGAATtactaaagaaaataaatgaatatcTTTTAGGCAAGAGGTTTTTGATTGTGATGGATGATGTGTGGGGCTCGGACTTTACTTGGTGGCACACTATTTATGAAGCATTGCCAAAGGGAAATGGAAGCAGCATCATTATCACCACAAGGATAGAGAAGGTTGCACAGAAAATGGGAGTGAAGAAAGCAAGATCGCATTGGCCCAAATGCCTCAGCAAGGATGATAGTTGGCTGCTATTTCAGAAGATTGCATTTGCAGCTGATGGAGGTGAGTGTAAGCATCCAGACCTGGAAAATGTTGGAAAGGAGATTGTTGAGAAGTGTAAGGGTCTTCCATTAGCAATCAAGGCAGTTGGAGGAATAATGCTCTGCAAACCATCACACTATCATGAATGGAGGCGAATCGCAGACCATTTTCATGATGAATTAGCTGAGGATGATAACTCAGTTATAGCTTCTCTACAATTGAGTTATGATGAACTCCCATCTTATTTGAAGTCATGCTTTCTTTGTTTGTCTCTTTATCCTGAAGATTGTGTCATAACCAAAGACCAATTGGTACATTGGTGGCTTGGAGAAGGTTTTATTCCGCTGAGAAATGGTAGATCAGCAATTGAAGCAGGGGAAGATTGTTTCTCGGGGCTAACAAATCGATGTTTGCTAGAGGTGGTGGAAAAGACTTATCATGGAACAATCTCCACATGTAAAATTCATGACATGGTTCGGGATTTGGTGATAAAAATGGCAGAACATGATGCATTTTTCAGCACAAAAGATAATAACTGCCGCCATTTGGGTATTGCAAGTAGCATGGCTCAGAAGGCCAATCACAAGCTGCGTGCATTGTTATCTACAACTAAGACAGGTGAAGTGAACAAGATTGCTTCAAACACTGCAAAGAAGTTTTGTGAGTCTCGAAACCTTCGAGCAATGGATTTGTCCAGGTCAATCTTTGATACACCTCTCTCAGGCCTTTTACATCAGATTGGTGTTCTTCAACACCTAACCTACCTTAATGTAAGCAACACACATCCGTTGGTTCAACTGCCACCTTCACTTGACAAGCTTAGCAACCTTCAGGTTTTGGATGTCAGCTACTGTCAAAACTTAAAGATGCTCCCCCCTTGTATTACTACTTTCAAGAAGTTAAGGGTCTTAGTTGCCAGCCATTGTGGTTCACTAGAGTATCTACCTAAACACTTGGGAAGGCTTTCAAATCTTGAAGTGTTATTGGGATTCAAACCTGCCAAATCAAGCCAGTTAGAAGGTTGCAGGATTGGTGAGCTCAGAAATTTAATTCAGCTTAGGACACTCGGGATTCGACTGAGTTGCTGTGATGAGATTGGAGATACTGAGGTCAATGTATTGGTAAATCTACAAGAACTGCAGCATCTGTCAATAAGTTGCTTTGATAGTCATGGTAATAATGACCTCACAGCCAAGCTTGACAAGCTGTTCCCTCCTCAACAGCTCCATGAGCTCAGCCTAGAATTCTATCCAGGAAAAATGAGTCCATCTTGGCTCAATCCCATCTCACTTCCTATATTGAGGTATCTTTCAATATCATCAGGCAATCTTGCaaacatgaatgaaaatttttGGGGGAATGACAACACTGTCTGGAAAATTGAGGGCTTGCGGTTGAAATCTCTTTCCGATTTCGAAGAAGAATGGGAGAGGCTTCAACGAGTTATGCCAGCATTGAGAGTCGTCGATGTGAGCTGGTGCCCAGAGCTGATGTCTTTTCCAATTGAGAATGTTGGGTTTAAAGGTGGTGTCTGGAAGGAGGAAGTGCACAAAAGCTAA
- the LOC18770521 gene encoding AAA-ATPase At2g18193: MNFILELLLLISTALNYLATLISPRHDLHDRHEDLTFIIRQDYRPPNQVYDAAERYLPTINLINPSTRTIQVSKTQRQETVKLAMESGEQVPDTFEDINLNWRYVVETFRDGSVEHRFELTFQKKHKEKVMSSYLPYVVGRAEAIKKEEKILKLSNLTNSSVDLEHPATFETIAMEPDLKIKIMKDLDRFVARREFYKKVGKAWKRGYLLYGPPGTGKSSLIAAMANHLKFDVFDLELASIRSDSHLKSVVLSTTNRSILVIEDIDCSVHSKDNRFTLSGLLNFMDGLWSSCGDERVIVFTTNHKDRLDPVLLRPGRMDVHIHMSYCTPSAFRILASNYLGIQDFDSHRLKGEIVGLLESTKVTPADICEDFLKENDDDVDVDDDDVDAALERVVKFLKLRKLEGANNVDETETQEEEKAGNGPESE; this comes from the exons ATGAATTTTATCTTGGAGCTCCTGCTTCTCATTTCCACTGCCCTCAATTACCTTGCTACCCTTATCTCCCCTCGTCATGATCTTCATGATCGTCATGAGGACCTTACTTTCATCATTCGCCAGGACTACAGGCCACCCAACCAAGTCTACGACGCCGCCGAGCGCTACCTCCCAACCATTAACTTAATCAATCCCTCCACCCGAACCATCCAAGTGAGCAAAACGCAGCGGCAAGAGACCGTCAAGCTTGCCATGGAAAGCGGTGAGCAAGTCCCCGACACCTTTGAGGACATTAACCTCAACTGGCGTTACGTGGTCGAAACATTCCGTGACGGCAGCGTAGAACATCGCTTTGAGCTAACGTTCCAAAagaaacacaaagaaaaagtcaTGAGCTCCTACTTACCCTATGTGGTTGGTCGGGCCGAAGCCattaaaaaagaggaaaagattCTCAAACTTTCTAACCTTACCAACTCATCAGTGGATTTGGAGCACCCAGCTACGTTCGAGACGATCGCCATGGAGCCCGACCTGAAGATAAAGATTATGAAGGACTTGGACAGGTTTGTGGCCAGGAGGGAGTTTTATAAGAAGGTGGGCAAGGCTTGGAAAAGAGGCTACTTGTTGTATGGCCCTCCTGGTACTGGAAAATCCAGCCTGATTGCGGCCATGGCTAATCATCTCAAGTTTGATGTGTTTGATTTGGAGCTTGCTAGTATTCGCAGCGACTCTCATTTGAAGAGCGTGGTTCTGTCCACTACAAATCGTTCCATTTTGGTGATTGAGGATATTGATTGCTCCGTCCATAGTAAAGATAACCGG TTCACACTCTCAGGCCTACTAAACTTCATGGATGGTCTTTGGTCAAGTTGTGGTGATGAGAGAGTTATTGTGTTCACCACAAACCACAAGGATCGTCTCGACCCTGTATTGCTGCGTCCTGGTCGAATGGACGTCCACATTCACATGTCTTATTGCACACCGAGTGCGTTTAGGATTTTGGCCTCCAACTACCTTGGAATTCAAGACTTCGACAGCCATCGGCTTAAGGGAGAAATCGTAGGGTTGCTAGAGAGCACAAAGGTCACCCCTGCTGACATTTGTGAAGATTTCTTGAAGGAAAATGACGATGATGttgatgttgatgatgatgatgttgatgcTGCTCTTGAAAGAGTTGTCAAGTTTCTCAAACTTAGGAAGCTTGAAGGGGCTAATAATGTTGATGAGACAGAaactcaagaagaagaaaaagcagGAAATGGACCTGAAAGTGAATGA
- the LOC18771560 gene encoding AAA-ATPase At3g50940, whose product MLQNAPFSMSEIPISAHIPSFSPHPNTGCYLKCNNPKWRNYVEEVVFVPIAMQMCMADQHAHVHLAFCGSMSFARDCGVYPNLNFFSSFCSCKSSNLNYIYNQILIETKKKSTQQEHPPSSQPLPPLPCIHPSAMNYHHGLTLIIREEGSPSNQVYDAAHLYLPSIQLINPSTRTIGVTKTPRRETVKLAIESGEQVPDTFDCIDLNWLYVVEKCPDGCVERRFELTFQKEHKDKVMTFYLAYVVRRAEVIKQESKILNLRKVNSYDQVEFEHPATFETIAMEPGLKRKIIKDLERFVSRREFYKKVGKAWKRGYLLYGPPGTGKSSLIAAIANYLKFDVFELELDAIDSDSGLKKALLSTTNRSILVIEDIDCSVNKDKENRFTLSGLLNFMDGLWSSCGDERIIVFTTNHKDRLDPALLRPGRMDVHIYMGYCTPSAFKVLASNYLGIPDLDGHGLYGEIVGLLESTKVTPAEICEELLKTNDEDDDEDADAALERLVDFFKLKKLEGDKPEIEEAKKQKMDVDVNNVNIFKRETEEERREEMDVKVNDDIENK is encoded by the exons ATGCTGCAAAATGCTCCGTTTTCCATGAGTGAAATCCCGATTTCTGCTCATATCCCATCTTTTTCCCCTCATCCAAACACTGGCTGCTATTTGAAATGCAATAATCCAAAGTGGAGAAATTATGTGGAAGAAGTCGTCTTCGTCCCTATTGCTATGCAAATGTGTATGGCCGACCAGCATGCACATGTCCATTTGGCTTTTTGTGGTTCCATGTCTTTTGCAAGGGATTGTGGGGTCTACCCAaacctgaattttttttcttctttttgttcttgcaAATCAAGCAACctcaactatatatataaccaaattttgatagaaacaaaaaaaaaatccacccAACAGGAGCATCCTCCTTCTTCTCAACCTCTGCCTCCCTTGCCTTGCATCCATCCATCCGCCATGAATTATCATCATGGCCTTACTTTGATCATCCGCGAGGAGGGCTCGCCATCCAACCAAGTCTACGACGCCGCCCACCTCTACCTCCCAAGCATTCAATTGATCAATCCCTCCACTCGGACCATCGGAGTCACCAAAACACCGCGCAGAGAAACGGTCAAGCTCGCCATTGAAAGCGGTGAGCAAGTCCCCGACACCTTTGACTGCATTGACCTGAACTGGCTTTACGTGGTCGAAAAATGTCCGGACGGCTGTGTTGAACGTCGCTTTGAGCTGACGTTTCAAAAGGAACACAAAGACAAAGTCATGACCTTCTACTTGGCCTATGTTGTTCGTCGCGCCGAAGTCATTAAACAAGAGAGCAAGATTCTCAACCTCCGCAAAGTTAACTCATACGACCAAGTCGAATTCGAGCACCCGGCTACGTTTGAGACGATAGCCATGGAGCCCGGCCTAAAGCGAAAGATTATAAAGGATTTGGAGAGGTTTGTGAGCAGGAGGGAGTTTTATAAGAAGGTGGGCAAGGCTTGGAAAAGAGGCTACTTGTTGTATGGCCCACCTGGCACTGGAAAATCCAGCTTGATTGCAGCCATAGCTAATTATCTCAAGTTTGATGTGTTTGAATTGGAGCTTGATGCTATTGACAGTGACTCTGGGTTGAAGAAGGCGTTGCTTTCCACTACAAATCGTTCCATTTTGGTGATTGAGGATATTGATTGTTCCGTCAATAAAGATAAGGAAAACCGG TTCACACTGTCAGGCCTACTAAACTTCATGGATGGTTTGTGGTCAAGTTGCGGAGATGAGAGAATTATTGTGTTCACAACAAACCACAAGGATCGGCTTGACCCTGCATTGTTGCGTCCTGGCAGAATGGATGTCCACATTTACATGGGTTATTGCACCCCAAGTGCGTTTAAGGTTTTGGCCTCCAACTACCTTGGCATTCCTGACTTGGACGGTCATGGCCTTTACGGAGAAATCGTAGGCTTGCTAGAGAGCACAAAGGTTACCCCTGCTGAGATTTGTGAGGAACTACTGAAGACaaatgatgaggatgatgatgaagatgctGATGCTGCTCTCGAAAGACTTGTCGACTTTTTCAAACTCAAGAAGCTTGAAGGTGATAAACCCGAAATTGAAGAGGCAAAAAAGCAGAAAATGGATGTCGATGTTAATAATGTTAATATTTTCAAGAGAGAaactgaagaagaaagaagggagGAAATGGATGTCAAAGTGAATGATGacatagaaaataaatga
- the LOC18771454 gene encoding AAA-ATPase At2g18193: MNFIVEELMLFISTALNYLATLFSPGHYHHDLTFIIRQKSTPPNQVYDAAELYLPSIELINPSTRTIGVSKTPRQEAVKLAMESGEQIADTFEDINLNWLYVVQTFPSGQVTRRFELTFHKKHKDKVLTSYLRHVVTRAEAIKKEEKILKLRSVNSPSRVDLEHPATFETIAMGPDQKTKIIKDLDRFVRRREFYKKVGKAWKRGYLLYGPPGTGKSSLIAAMANHLKFDVYELELDGIYSDSQLKSVLLSTANRSILVIEDIDFSAVNARKRKCGITVSGLLNFMDGLWSSCGDERIIVFTTNHKDRLEPALLRPGRMDVHIHMSYCTPHAFKVLASNYLGVQDLDRHPLYGEIAGLLESTEVAPAEVCEELLKRDDDVDDDDVDAALEGVVKFLKLKKLEGDNNNIDEPEFQEGKRQDVDVSVNDDDSESSST, encoded by the exons ATGAATTTCATCGTGGAGGAACTCATGCTTTTCATTTCCACTGCCCTCAATTACCTTGCTACCCTTTTCTCCCCTGGCCATTATCATCATGACCTCACTTTCATCATCCGCCAGAAGAGCACGCCACCCAACCAAGTCTACGACGCCGCCGAGCTCTACCTCCCATCCATCGAGTTGATCAATCCCTCCACTCGTACTATCGGCGTCAGCAAAACACCGCGGCAAGAAGCCGTCAAGCTTGCCATGGAAAGCGGTGAGCAGATCGCCGACACCTTTGAGGACATTAACCTCAACTGGCTCTACGTGGTCCAAACATTCCCGAGCGGCCAGGTAACACGTCGCTTCGAGCTAACCTTCCACAAGAAACACAAAGACAAAGTCCTGACCTCCTACTTGCGCCATGTGGTTACTCGGGCTGAAGCCattaaaaaagaggaaaagattCTCAAACTTCGTAGCGTTAACTCACCATCACGAGTGGATCTGGAGCACCCAGCCACGTTCGAGACGATCGCCATGGGGCCCGACCAGAAGACAAAGATTATAAAGGACTTGGACAGGTTTGTGAGGAGGAGGGAGTTTTATAAGAAGGTGGGCAAGGCTTGGAAAAGAGGCTACTTATTGTATGGCCCTCCTGGGACTGGCAAATCCAGCTTGATTGCAGCCATGGCTAATCATCTCAAGTTTGACGTGTATGAATTGGAGCTTGATGGTATTTACAGTGACTCTCAATTGAAGAGCGTGTTACTGTCCACTGCAAATCGTTCTATTTTGGTCATTGAGGATATTGATTTCAGCGCCGTTAATGCGCGAAAACGAAAGTGCGGG ATCACGGTCTCAGGCCTGCTAAACTTCATGGATGGTCTGTGGTCGAGCTGCGGTGACGAGAGAATTATTGTGTTCACAACAAACCACAAGGATCGGCTTGAGCCTGCATTACTGCGTCCTGGTCGAATGGACGTCCACATTCACATGTCCTATTGCACTCCGCATGCGTTTAAGGTTTTGGCCTCCAACTACCTTGGTGTTCAGGACTTGGACCGTCATCCTCTTTATGGAGAAATCGCGGGGTTGCTAGAGAGCACAGAGGTCGCCCCTGCTGAGGTTTGTGAGGAGCTATTGAAGAGAGATGATGATGTtgacgatgatgatgttgatgcTGCTCTCGAAGGAGttgtcaaatttctcaaaCTCAAGAAGCTTGAAGgggataataataatattgatgAACCAGAATttcaagaaggaaaaaggcAGGATGTGGATGTCAGTGTTAACGATGACGACAGTGAGAGCTCAAGCACCTGA